A stretch of the Planktothricoides raciborskii GIHE-MW2 genome encodes the following:
- a CDS encoding DUF1257 domain-containing protein produces MSHFSTLRTKITDAEILKNSLRDLGINIKTEADVRGYNGQQVRADIVAVLEGDYDLGWSRNSDGSFDLIADLWGVAKKHNQTELINSINQKYAVNKALTEVRRPGLQNANVKLVVQK; encoded by the coding sequence ATGTCTCACTTTAGCACTCTCCGCACCAAAATCACCGATGCCGAAATCCTCAAGAACTCTCTGCGCGATCTGGGGATTAATATCAAGACCGAAGCTGATGTCCGTGGCTACAATGGACAGCAGGTTCGGGCGGACATCGTAGCGGTGCTCGAAGGCGATTATGACCTCGGTTGGTCTCGCAACAGTGATGGTTCTTTTGACCTGATCGCTGACCTCTGGGGTGTGGCGAAGAAGCATAACCAAACTGAACTAATCAACTCGATTAATCAAAAGTATGCGGTGAATAAAGCTTTGACGGAAGTTCGTCGTCCAGGCTTGCAAAACGCCAATGTGAAGCTGGTTGTTCAAAAGTAG